Proteins encoded in a region of the Leptolyngbya subtilissima AS-A7 genome:
- a CDS encoding tyrosine-type recombinase/integrase produces MASSLRMNALVHLLHRTGARIAEVLTLVLDTMNLDQRKFQVVGKGNKRRWCFYSNDAARVLERYLKYERHSGCSALFTAQQPFTLEVSRMSYRTAHQDWTDLIAQSSKLEGIRMHDLRHTFATERVGLMSIEELRALMGHQNIQTTLRYQKVTSQRAETVAQAALAALAKS; encoded by the coding sequence GTGGCGTCAAGTTTGCGGATGAATGCGCTGGTTCATCTGCTGCACCGAACAGGGGCAAGGATCGCTGAGGTACTAACCCTTGTTCTGGACACCATGAACCTGGACCAGCGAAAGTTTCAGGTGGTTGGCAAAGGCAATAAGCGGCGGTGGTGTTTTTACAGTAACGACGCGGCTCGGGTTCTGGAGCGATACCTAAAATACGAGCGACACTCGGGTTGCTCAGCCCTATTTACAGCCCAGCAGCCTTTCACGCTGGAGGTGAGCCGGATGAGCTATCGCACGGCCCACCAGGATTGGACGGATTTAATCGCCCAAAGTTCAAAGCTGGAGGGCATTCGGATGCATGACCTGCGCCATACCTTTGCTACTGAGCGAGTAGGCCTAATGAGCATCGAGGAATTGAGAGCGTTAATGGGGCACCAGAACATTCAAACAACCCTGCGCTATCAAAAGGTGACGTCACAGCGGGCCGAAACAGTCGCTCAAGCGGCACTTGCTGCATTAGCCAAAAGCTAG
- a CDS encoding AAA family ATPase — protein MTNSQLVTHVPVEVLPSALDITDFLAKTAEIEELFRTAFIPTHRASQYFRWLDELRLVKQCGRVIGPRDTGKSRSSSCYREEDYKRVSCIKAWSNSSSKRLFSQILKDVNHAASKGKRQDLRPRLVGCIEPFGVELIIIDNAENLQKEAFLDLKQLHEESGVPIALVGSSELDNSLDSYDLFSTFPSLFEFDKLEEDDFKMTLRTIELDILALPEESNLEGDLFATLASSTGARMGSLIKILTKAVLHSLKSGHRKVDPEILLKITERYGKKYLL, from the coding sequence ATGACAAACTCGCAGCTCGTAACACATGTCCCTGTAGAGGTGCTGCCCTCAGCCCTCGATATAACCGATTTTCTTGCTAAGACTGCGGAGATTGAGGAGCTATTTAGAACGGCATTTATCCCCACACACCGAGCATCTCAATATTTCAGATGGCTCGATGAACTTCGCTTGGTCAAGCAATGTGGGCGGGTAATTGGCCCCCGGGATACAGGGAAAAGCCGCTCATCGTCGTGTTACCGAGAGGAAGATTACAAACGAGTCTCTTGCATTAAGGCATGGTCAAACTCAAGTTCTAAGAGATTATTCTCTCAGATATTGAAAGATGTTAATCATGCAGCCTCCAAAGGTAAACGGCAAGATTTGCGACCTCGGCTGGTAGGTTGTATTGAGCCTTTTGGCGTTGAGCTAATCATTATTGATAATGCAGAAAACTTGCAGAAAGAAGCTTTTTTAGATCTGAAGCAACTTCACGAGGAGTCGGGCGTCCCTATCGCTTTGGTCGGCAGTAGTGAGCTTGATAACAGTTTAGATTCATATGATCTCTTTTCTACTTTTCCATCTCTCTTTGAGTTTGATAAACTTGAAGAAGATGACTTTAAGATGACATTGCGCACTATAGAATTAGATATTCTCGCGTTACCTGAAGAATCTAACCTGGAAGGTGACTTATTTGCGACTCTGGCTTCTAGTACCGGAGCTAGAATGGGCTCTCTCATTAAAATTTTAACTAAGGCCGTTCTCCACTCTCTGAAAAGTGGGCACAGAAAAGTTGATCCAGAAATTTTGCTGAAAATAACTGAGCGATACGGAAAGAAGTATTTACTCTGA